One Helicobacter suis HS1 genomic window, GCACCAAAAAAAGAGTATGTAGAAAAGTGCCTCTGTGTGGCTAAAACTAGAGGCTTTCATGTAAATAACACAGAAGAATTAGACTTCTTAGGCATTAGAGACAAAAACCATTCTGACAGAATAAAAATGAGTGGGGCGCGCTTACTAGAGTGTGTGTTGAACAACAGCCCTCTTGAGATTAAATACCCCGACCCCAATAAAACAGATGAGAATGGCAAGCCCATTATGGTCGTAGATGAGGAACAAAGCACCCTAGCTCAAGAGAGAGCTACACAACTCCAAGAAGCCTTTAAAGAGTGGATTTATGCAGACTATGATAGGCGCACACATTTAGAGCAAATCTATAATGACACCTTTAATACTAATGTGCTTAAAATTGCGCGATGGCAATGAATATTTGCGAAAAGCTTTAATCAAAATATTGAACTTAGAGCGCACCAAAAGAATGCTATCTTTAGAGCCATCCAAGAAAGGGTAGTTTGTTTAGATCACCAAGTGGGCGCAGGCAAGACTTTAGTAGCCATTGCGAGTTGTATGGAGCAAAAGCGTATGGGTCTAGTCAATAAGAGCTTGATTGCTGTGCCCAATCATTTAACCAAGCAGTGGGCACAAGAGTTTTATAGAGCCTACCCCAATGCCAATGTCTTAGTGGTGGAGAGTGAGGACTTTAGCCCTAAGCAACGCGAGCAACTCTATAACCAGATTGCCAACAATGCATATGATGCAGTCATCATTGCCCATAGCCAGTTGGAGTTTTTGGCTAATCCTGAACAGACTATTACGGATATGTGGGCTGAGGAGGAGCAGGCATTGCGCGATGGCAATGAATATTTGCGAAAACTGGTCAGGGACGGGTTGTTAGATAAATCTGCTGTGATGAGTGTGCGCGCTGAAGAGCAGGCTATCAAGCACATAGGGGTGAGGTATTCTAAGTTGTTGGCAGAAAACAAAAGCCACATAGACATTAGCCAGATGGGCATTGACAATCTGATTGTAGATGATAGAGGGGGCAAGCCTATCAATATTTTAGCACTAATATGCAGGGTGTGGCAGGACTGGGCAACAAACAAGGCTCTAAACGCGCCACCGATCTCTTTGTCAAGACCCAATACCTGCATAACAGAGGGGCTAAGATCATGTTTTTAACTGGCACACCCATTGCTAATAGCATTGCAGAGCTCTACCATCTACAAAGATACTTACAGCCAGAGGTTCTCAAAGACAAGGGCATAGATACCTTTGATGACTGGGCACAGACCTTTGGACAAATCCAAGCAGATTTAGAACTAGACACCAGCGCACAGAATTACAAGGTGGTGAGCCGTTTTTCTAAGTTTAATAATGTGCAAGAGTTGAACACACTCTATAGGAGTTTTGCCGATGTCATTAGCAATATAGACATCCAAAAGTTTAATCCCCACTTTGTGCCACCCATAGAGGGGAGCAAGCCTATCAATATTGTTGTGCCAAGAAGTGAGGAGGTGGCGCGCTTTATTGGGGTGCAGGATGAGAGTGGCAAATTCAATGAAGGCAGCATT contains:
- a CDS encoding DEAD/DEAH box helicase family protein: MQERVVCLDHQVGAGKTLVAIASCMEQKRMGLVNKSLIAVPNHLTKQWAQEFYRAYPNANVLVVESEDFSPKQREQLYNQIANNAYDAVIIAHSQLEFLANPEQTITDMWAEEEQALRDGNEYLRKLVRDGLLDKSAVMSVRAEEQAIKHIGVRYSKLLAENKSHIDISQMGIDNLIVDDRGGKPINILALICRVWQDWATNKALNAPPISLSRPNTCITEGLRSCF